A stretch of DNA from bacterium:
ATCCAAAGCCGATTCACCTGGATGCCCAGGGCTACCGCGCCAAGAAGGAACAGTTACTCAAGAGCCAGCTCCTCGATGCCCGGGACCAGGTGATGGCCCGCAATCGTGAGCAGGCCCTGCCACCTATGAGCGCAGCGGACCGCAAGCTGGTCCACTCGCTGGCCCGGGATATCCCCGGCATCGCGACCGTCTCCAAGGGGCTGGGGGCGAATCGCCTCCTCTTCGTGGTCCCCGAAGCGATGGAAGAAGAATTCACCAATCTGCCGGATCACAAAGTCCGCTTTCCCCGCTTCGATGATGATCGCGGTCGGGGAGGACGTCCTGGCGGTCGTCCTGGTGGCGGTGGTGGCGGCTATCGCGGTGGTGGTGGCAGCTATCGGGGCGATGGCTCCGGTGGGGGCTACCGCGGCAGTGGCGGCGGTGGCTATCGCGGCGGTGGGGGCGGCGGACGTCCCGGTGGGGGCGGCGGGTACCGCGGCGGCGGTGGTGGTGGCTATCGCGGTGGCGGCGACCAGGGTCCCCGCTAGCGATCCACACACAATCGACTCAGTGGCAACGGCAGGAGTTACTCCTGCCGTGGCGCGTTTATCGAGACCTGCTCAGCCGCGGCCAGGGTCATGGGCCAGGTGAGTCCCCACATGCTCGCCTGCGGTGCAGCAACCTGGATGCTCCCGCTCCCTTCTTCCGGGAGCGACACAATCTGACGCTGAAACAGCACGCTCGCCTGCGTTCCATTAAAGGCCAGGTCCAGCGGGTAATCGCGACGTTGCGCGTTGTAATCCCCCATCAGCACCGCTGGCGTTGACCAGGTCGCGCCGGTATCGCTACTCCGGGTCCACTGCAGCTGATGAGCGTCCGGAACCACGATCTCGTTGGCATCGAGGGCATACACCAACAGCAACTGTTGCTGACTGCGTGCGAGTTGCGGCTGAGCAGTCGCGATGCCAGTGATGCTGCTTAACGGTGAGGCGACCTCTCGCCAGGGCCCCGGTCCATCGGCGACCAGGACCGTCAGGTCGTAGCCGCGCAGTTCCCCCGCTTGCGGTGGTCCCCAATGACCAATGGCGACCGCCCAGCCCCCCTGGGCATCGACCGCCGCGACCGGTCGCTCGGTGAATTGCCCCGGGATGACCGGCATCAGGATCTCTGGCGAGTCTGGTGGAGTCTGGTGCCAGTCGAAGCGCCAGGCGAGGACCGCACTGTCGACTTCCCGCTGGCTCGACTCGACCCGTGGTGGCGCTTCGGCCCGGAGGGTGAGGAGAGTCGTACCCGCCGGTCCGATCCGGACATCGGGAGGTTGCCAGGTCTGCCAGTCGCTGGAGCGTCGCAGGCCCGGTCCCGGCACAAACTCGACACTCGCCGCATCAGCGGTGAAGCACTGGATGCCTGAAGCTCCGAGGTTGTCGGTCCAGGGGATCACCAGCATCACCAGATCGTGATTTGTCGCGAGGATGGGGAACGTCGGAGTCCCGGGGAGCGCGGAGTCCGGGATGCTCCACGACTGCCAGGCATCGCCGGGAGCGCCACGAAAGACGGTCACTTGCGATTGCCCCTCCCGCATCTCCCGAACCGCCACCCAGGTACGCGGAGATTCATCCGCGCTGGCGCCGTGAGTCCAGATCACCGAAGGCTGCACCTGTCCAACAACCGGTCCGGGCTCCGGGTGGCTGGTGACCGGCTCGCGCCTGGTGGCGGTGGCTGTTCCGAAAGCGACCGTCGTCTGATCGAGGGCCAGATACGCCGTCAGCAATCGGCCATCGGGGAGGGCGGCGAACTGTCGACGGGGATACCGGGCGGCCAGCAATGCCGGAGGCAAATCCGGGTCGGTGAGCTTCAGCAGGAGGCCCCCCGGAGGGACCAGCGCGACTTGCATAGTCGTGGGGACCACGGTGGCGGACATTAGCCGGGTATGACCACGTTTGCGCTCGCGATCCGTACGCACCACCAGCATGGCGAGCAATGCTACGAGCAGGAGCGGCACACCGAAGGCGAGGAGCGAGCGCTTCATGGAGGGGCATTATGGAGTCGTGGGCGGTGCGATGTGCGCGAGGATAAGCTCATGCGCGTCGGGACGCCCTTCGGTGGCATCGCGATAGAGCGCCAGCCAGCCGCCATCCGGGCTGGCGGCCAGTCCCAGGAGGAGCTCCATCCCGGTGTCCCCATCGCCGAGATTCAGGAAGCTGGTGCGAGTCGGACGCTGGGAGCGGGAAGTGAGGAGGACGAAGCGGAGGTCCGGTGCCGCAGCAACCGGACGGCTCTCGCTCCAGGCGAGCAGGCGGGTCGGGCCTTGCCGTGCCAGCATGACCGAATGCGCGCGGGATTCCGTCTGATGGTCATTGAAGTCCCCCTCGGAATCCCAGGACCCATCTGGCCGCAGTCGCCAGAGGACCGGCTCCCGCGACCAGGCATTGATCTCATGGAGGCCTGCGATCTTGTGTCGCTTCAGCTTGTCCCGCCAGGCCGCCGACTGGAAACGGACCACCGCCTGTGTGGCGGCGATGCTGACTTCGCCGCTCGGACCGACTGTCAGTTGTGGTTCAGCCTGCCAGAACCGCTCCTGCGGCTGATCGAGCATCCGGCTGGGCTCGAACGCCAGGGTCGCCAGCGGAGCGCGTGTGACATAGAGAAAGAGTCCTCGGTCGGGAAAACGACGTCCATCGGTGTAGGCGACATAGAGCCAGTCGCCGGTGACCCCGGCGCTGAAGGCCCCTTTCGACGCACCGGTGGGGTCATCATCGACTGGCAGCAACGCCGCAGGTTGGTCGCCTGCTGGCAGCGCCCGCCAGCAGCGGAGGTGATCGCGGGTCCGCTCCTGAGTTTCCTGCAGCAGCACCGCAACCTGACCGGGTCCCAGAACCACAGGTAACGGGAGACTCAGGCTCTGTCCCGGAGTGGCTATCAGATCAGGACAGGCGCGACTCCAGGCCGCACCGGCGTCATCAGACCGCAGCAGGGCCATGGAGGTGGTGCCGGTACTGCCGGGGGGCATCTGGTCTGGGACCGCGACCAGCGCCAGGAAGAGGACACCGTCCGCTGGATCCCGGGTCAGGGAGCCGTGAATCACCCGCTGTCGGGCGATGAGGGCCGAGGCCTCGATCGCCTGCGCGAACGTCTGCCCGCCATCGGCAGAGTGGGTGATCCAGATACTGCTTCCTGAGGGTCCCGACAGGGAAAACAAGACCCAGGCATCCTCGCCAGCGACCAGCAACTGGGAGCCCAGTCCACTGGTCGCGCAGATGGCCTGTGCGCCCGTCGGCTCCTGGTGCAACAGGAATCGCCGGGTGACCGGCGGCGGATCGGTGCGGGATGGGGTGGGGAGGAAGTCACTAAAAAGAGCCAGCGTCAGGGCGCAGAGCAGGAGTAACGTCGCGATGACAGGTCCGCGCCAGGCCATACAGCATTGTACGGGAGTGCTGGTGCTGCCGGGGGAGAGGGAGTACGCTTGAGTCATGCCGATCTACGTCTACGAAACCGAAGACGGAAAGTGCGCGGACTGCGGGGGTCGCTTCGAGATGTTCGAAGGGATCCACGATCCGCCGCTCACCGCCTGTCCGGCCTGCGAGCGGGCGGTCCATCGGGTGATGGCTCCGGCACAGGTGCTGATCCGCAGCGGCAGCAGCGACCCGATCGCCCGGGCTCAGGAAAAGGGCTTCAAGGCGCTGAAGCGGGATGATGACGGGTCGCTGGTGGACATCAAGACCGGGAAGAAGTTTCAGGGGCCCCTGCCGGACCTCGATGGGGCCTGAAGCTGTGGTATTTTCTCTGTCCCCCTGATGGGGAAGGGCCGTGGGCACTTAGCTCAGTTGGTTAGAGCGCTACCTTCACACGGTAGAGGTCACAGGTTCGAATCCTGTAGTGCCCACCATGCTGTTTTTAATGGATGCTGCTGCCCTGGGGCTCAGCTTTGCTACACTCCCTGAGCTTGCAGTAACCCGGAGCCCGCAGGAGGCCCCTCGCTTTGGCAACGCTACGCGCCATCAAGAACCGCATCCGGTCGGTCACCAACATCCGCCAGATCACCAAGGCTATGGAAACGGTGTCGGCCACTAAGCTCCGACGCGCCCAGTCGCGGGCGGAGCAGGGTGCCCCCTACGCCGACAAGATGGGCGAAATCCTGGCGAATCTCGTGGCCAGCCTCCCCAAAGGGACCCAGGTCCAGCATCCGCTGATGGAAGTCCGCAGCGAGGTGAAGACGGTCTGCCTCGCCGTCGTGGCATCAGACAAGGGGCTCTGTGGCTCCTTCAACACCAACGTGGCCCGCGTGGTCAAGCAGGAAGCCGCCCAGTGGGAAGCCCAGGGCGTGAAAGTCCTGATTCTCCCCATCGGCAAGAAGATGCGGGAAGTCTTCAAGCGCGACCCCCGGGTGATCGAGGGCTACGCCAATCTCGACCAGACCATTCCGTTTAGCGAACTGAAAATGATCACGGACCGTCTCACCGGACTCTTCACCTCCGGCGATGTGGATCGTGTGGACTTCATCTTCACCCGCTTCATCAATGCGGCGGTCCAGCGGGTGGTCTCTGAGCCTTTCCTCCCCCTGAGCCGGGTCTCGGCAGATGATGCTGGCGGGACAAAGGAACGGGACTATGTTTTCGAGCCGGATCCCCAGACGCTGTTCGTAAGTCTGCTGCCGGCCTATGCCCGGGTGAAGGTCTTCTTTGTGCTGGCGCAGAACTATGCGTCGGAACATGCGGCCCGTATGGTGAGCATGAAGAACGCCACCGACAACGCATCGGACCTGATCAAGAATCTGACCCTGCAGCGCAACAAGGCGCGTCAGGCCGCGATCACCAAGGAACTCTCGGAAATTGTCGGCGGCGCGGAGGCCCTGAAGGGCTAGACGCTAACCCCGCGTCGACGCTGCATTCTCAGGACCTGCTGCTGTCGCGCGCTTCGGGCGCGCTGCATGATGCGCGCGGCAGGAGCCCCGGCAACCCACCCGACTCCCGTGCGTCCGAGATCGCTGAGGATCTCGTCCGCTGCCATCGCGCCGGTGAGTGCGCCCCCTTCCATGTAGCCCTGGAAATCGACACTGCAATGCTCGCCGCAGAAGTGGACATTTTCGAAGCGCTCGATCTCCAGCCCCGAAATGGTGCTGTACTGCCCTGGCCGATAGGCGCTGTAGGAGCCCCGGGTGAGGGGATTCCCCGGCCAGTATTCACGCAGGACCGTCCCGGTGCTCTCATCCGTGAGGCCATTGAAGACTGGCTCCAGTTGCGCCAGACAGGCCGCCTGGGCCTGCGCGACTGCAATCTGACCAATGGCGACAGCCGGTGCGCCGCCGGTGTAGTTGGTGAGGATGCCCGCCGTGCCGGGCTGCAGCCGGCTCGTGTCCCAGGTGCACTGATACCCGGCATCCGAATAGGTTTCACCCGTCGCGCCCTGGTCGCGCCAGAGTCGTGACGCAAACCCCATCATCAGCTTCGTGTTTTGGCCATAAGCCAGGTCGCGAATGGCCGCGACTTTCTCCGGCGGGAAGGCGAGGAAGTTCTCGACCGACCGCAGCACACTGAAGGGGATGGCCAGGACCACATGCTCGACGGAAACGACGAGAGTCGAGGTACCCGGCCGCTCGAAGAAACAGCGGGTCCGGCCATCGGCCCGGCGGTCCAGCGCGACCAGACGGGCTCCCAGGGTGATTTGCCCGTCCTGTAACCCCTCGGCAAGTCGCTGCGGGAACTGGTCGTTGCCCTCCGTGGCATGGAAGCGTTCATCGGATTCTCCGAAGAGGCTGAGCTCTGTGGTGTCCGTGCCGACGAGGTAAATGAGATTCAGGCAGTTGGTGTCATTGGCATCGAGCCCGTACTCGATGACATACGCCACTTCCAGCAGCTTGCGGATGGGTCCGGATGCGCCGACTTCATCGAGCCACTCGCTGAGGGACAGGGCGTCGAGACGGGCGAAGCCCGCATCGGTCTCCGCCTCGGCGTATGCGTCCTCGATACTGGCTGCCAGTGGTGCGAACGCCAGCAGGAGTTCATCCGGTGTCTGAATGGCGTTGTTGAAGTACGCCGTGAAGGGGGTGAGATCCTCGGGATCCGTGTCGAAGTCCGTGAGGGCGATGCCGAGTTCCTGCGCCAGATCGAGCATAGTCTCGTGGCCCGAGTCGATGAACTCACCCCCCCGTTCGCAGACCAGCCCGGCGAACGTGGAGCGGTCGGACCACATCCGTCCGCCGATCCGCTCGCTCGCTTCGTAGACCTGGGCGATGACACCCGCCTGCCGCAGGCGATAGGCGCAGTGGAGACCAGCGATGCCGGCCCCGATCACAATCACGGACTGTTCGATATTGGTGTAGGTAGCCCCAGTCCCTTCGCTCGTGGCACATCCGGCACCGAAGAACGCGCCAGCGCCCAGCGCGAGGCCGGTCTGCAGGATCTGACGACGCGGGAGGATGGGTCCGTGGTCGTCGGCGGTGGCCTGGCTTGTGGCTGGAGCCTTTGCTGCCAATTTCAGAAGCTGGGTGAGGCGTCGGAATAGCGCGGTATGTGCCATGGGCGGCATTCTAGCCCGTCCGGTCCACCCGGTACACTGGTGCGTCATGAGCCTGACCGACGCCCTGCGCCACGCCATTGCTGAGGACGCTGCATTGCAGGCGCTGGATCAGGCCGATGCACCGCGGCTCGAACTTCTCCTGCGCTTTGTGGTCGAGGCGTTTCCGACCGGGTCGCCCGCTGAGGCCGTGCGGTTCGCCCAGCGGGTACTAAATCAGCAGTCGCTGGTGATGAAGCGGGATGCCCATGGGAATCGCGACCAGTGGCTGAGTCCGGAAGAGCGTCTGCTCCTGGCGCAGCAGGAGGTCGACTGGACTGCCCTCGGACATCTGGTGCGCGCCGCTTTTCGCCGGTCCCAGGGAGAGCCGGCGGAACTGGCAGCGCAGCGACAGCCCCTGCCCCTCAGCGCCAGTGACCACCATCACCCGGCGGAGCTGGATCCGCATCAGCCATGGATGGCACAGGCCGGCTGGATCGAGGCGCTGGTCGGGCGTGCCGAACAGCTGGTGCAGAAGTGGGAGTCGGGGGATTTGCGCGAGTCGCCCTGGGAGCAGCGACATACCCTGGTGCCTGAGGTGCTGACGCTTCTGGCACGACCAGGCGAAGGTGCATTCCCGCACCGTGGGCTCGTCTGGGGCTACGCCGGGTTCCTCGCACGGCTGGAACGCCTCGGGCAACTGCGGACCACCGCGAATCACATGCTCGATCCCGCCACTATTCTGGAGCATCAGCAGCAGCGTCGGTGGGTCCCGCCGACGCTGGCGCTGGTGCAGTACCTAAGCGCTCTGGCGATTGCTGCGGGCAGTGCTGGCGATGGGGCTGCTGGCGAGCTGTTAGCTGGCATCGAGGCGGGGTATGCGACCGGCGTTCTGGAGGATGCCGCGACCAGTCCGATGCCTGCAGGACGGTAGCGACGGGCGTACACTTTCGCGCATGACAACTCGCACTTCCGGCCTCCGCGCCCTCATCGCACTCTGTCTCACCTCGCTGCTGCTGGTGGCCGCCTGTGATGGCTCTACACCTAAGGAAGAGCCGAAGGCCGAGCCCCCAGCGGGTGGTGCGGCCCAGACCGATCCGTCGCAGGTCCAGCAGCCGGGCGACCCCAATCCAACCAACACACCCGCCGGTCAGGTGCCAGCGCAGCAGCCGGTCGATACGCCGCTGGCCACGGTCGAGGTCCCGGAGGGGACCCCGATGGAGAGTGATCAGGAGCAAGCGCTGGCGCTGCTGAACTACATGGAGCGGAACAGCGATGCCCCGCGCTGGGTCATCACCTGGCAGGGCGGGGCGGCGTCGCTGGACCTGGACAGCGTCACGGGGATCCTGCAGCGACGGCTGCCGGACGGATCAACCGCACGATTTGAGGGGATCGACAAGGGGACGGTCGAAGAGGTCGCGAATGGCAAGCGCGGCTGGGGCGGTTAAGAAGGCGCCGGTTCAAGGACCTGGATGATGCCGTTGGCAAAGTAGACCCGCTCCCGGGTGTGGGTGGGTGATTCCGTAAGGATTCCAAGCTCCACCAGGCGGAGAGTGTGCTCTTTGACCGCGTTGTAACTCTTGCCGGTGATCTTTGCCATCGACGGGATGCTGATCCAGGGCGATTCGAAGAGCTGATCGACAATCTCGTACGCCAGCCCGGCCCGGGTCTGGGTTTGCAGCAGGACCTGGTAACCCTTACGCAGTGCCAGTAGCTCCTGCGCCAGGAAGCGCGCCCGGCTCGCCTGCTCCGCAAAGCCGGTGA
This window harbors:
- the atpG gene encoding ATP synthase gamma chain translates to MATLRAIKNRIRSVTNIRQITKAMETVSATKLRRAQSRAEQGAPYADKMGEILANLVASLPKGTQVQHPLMEVRSEVKTVCLAVVASDKGLCGSFNTNVARVVKQEAAQWEAQGVKVLILPIGKKMREVFKRDPRVIEGYANLDQTIPFSELKMITDRLTGLFTSGDVDRVDFIFTRFINAAVQRVVSEPFLPLSRVSADDAGGTKERDYVFEPDPQTLFVSLLPAYARVKVFFVLAQNYASEHAARMVSMKNATDNASDLIKNLTLQRNKARQAAITKELSEIVGGAEALKG